A genomic stretch from Helianthus annuus cultivar XRQ/B chromosome 1, HanXRQr2.0-SUNRISE, whole genome shotgun sequence includes:
- the LOC110869753 gene encoding uncharacterized protein LOC110869753, whose amino-acid sequence MQTREGDPWKGIIRFRKRAKLGPRYIGPFKILARVGRVAYRLELPPALDGIYNTFHVSQLRKCLADETALVPLEDIELDEGLNYVERPIAIKDYKVKNLRNKAVRQVLVQWQHRKGSDLTWEAEGEMRKHYPFLFGDA is encoded by the exons ATGCAGACAAGAGAAGGCGAcccatggaagggtataatcCGTTTTCGCAAACGGGCTAAGTTAGGTCCTCGTTACATCGGACCGTTTAAAATCTTAGCTCGGGTTGGAAGGGTTGCATATCGATTAGAATTACCGCCTGCTCTAGATGGGATTTACAATACCTTCCACGTGTCGCAATTGAGAAAGTGTCTTGCGGATGAGACAGCACTAGTACCTCTTGAAGATATCGAGTTGGACGAAGGGTTAAATTATGTCGAAAGGCCCATAGCCATTAAGGATTACAAGGTAAAGAATCTCCGCAACAAAGCTGTTAGACAAGTGTTGGTACAATGGCAGCACCGAAAGGGTTCAGATCTCACATGGGAAGCAGAAGGTGAAATGAGGAAGCACTATCCGTTTCTTTTTG GTGATGCTTAA
- the LOC110869691 gene encoding zinc finger CCHC domain-containing protein 9-like has product MACHPTTYDGKIDPVECQRWVSNIEAVFIRSRCDKEDQVMFAAGLLTHQAKDWWDAHSKEVGEDRLQVMTWQEFKGPFMKYHCPQSAIDKIQEDFLRLRQKNESVNEIANTFMDKMKFCGDLVTTERMKINRFYGVLKAEIREFITPSKCETLEELINLARDREIEIKRQEERGEKRPSEKGASFSPSKKGKYQDQGRKGKSKGGITPCKTCGKLHTGECLLGKKGCFKCGKEGHSSYQCPNNPKTCFNCFEKGHIKSECPKLPQESKKEDKKQEGSRAKRENVSNHI; this is encoded by the coding sequence ATGGCATGCCATCCGACGACGTATGACGGTAAAATAGATCCCGTTGAATGTCAAAGATGGGTCTCGAATATAGAGGCGGTGTTTATACGAAGTCGGTGCGATaaggaggatcaagtgatgttcgCTGCCGGTTTACTAACCCATCaggcgaaagattggtgggatgctCACAGCAAGGAAGTAGGCGAAGATAGACTGCAAGTTATGACTTGGCAAGAGTTCAAGGGGCCCTTCATGAAATATCATTGCCCTCAGTCGGCTATCGACAAGATTCAGGAGGATTTCTTACGCCTCCGACAGAAAAACGAATCAGTAAATGAAATAGCAAACACTTTTATGGACAAGATGAAATTCTGTGGGGACTTGGTAACAACCGAAAGAATGAAGATAAATCGTTTCTATGGCGTGCTAAAAGCAGAAATTAGAGAGTTCATCACCCCCTCGAAATGTGAAACCCTCGAGGAGCTCATTAACTTAGCACGGGATAGAGAGATCGAGATTAAAAGGCAAGAAGAGCGAGGTGAAAAGAGACCGAGTGAAAAAGGTGCAAGTTTTAGTCCATCTAAAAAGGGGAAGTATCAGGATCAAGGAAGAAAGGGTAAGTCGAAAGGTGGGATTACGCCATGCAAGACGTGTGGAAAGCTCCATACCGGAGAGTGTTTGTTAGGCAAAAAGGGGTGCTTTAAATGTGGCAAGGAGGGGCATTCGTCTTATCAGTGCCCGAACAACCCGAAGACTTGTTTCAACTGTttcgaaaaggggcatatcaagtcgGAATGCCCAAAGCTTCCACAAGAGTCAAAGAAAGaagataagaagcaagagggttCTAGGGCGAAAAGGGAGAATGTTTCAAATCACATCTGA